A region of Dioscorea cayenensis subsp. rotundata cultivar TDr96_F1 chromosome 5, TDr96_F1_v2_PseudoChromosome.rev07_lg8_w22 25.fasta, whole genome shotgun sequence DNA encodes the following proteins:
- the LOC120260338 gene encoding GDP-fucose transporter 1-like, translated as MPSIKLDASKQYYATSSLVLGYAMCSSLLAVINKFAITKFNFPGLLTALQYLTSALGVWVLGKLGFLKHDPFTFETAKKFLPAATVFYLAIFTNTNLLRHANVDTFIVFRSLTPLLVAISDTAFRKQPCPSKLTFLALVVIFGGAVGYVMTDSAFTLTAYSWAVAYLVTITTEMVYIKHMVTNLGLNTWGFVFYNNLLSLMMAPVFWILTGEYADVFMAFGSRSENWLDFGTFVAVSLSCIFGLAISFFGFAARKAISATAFTVTGVVNKFLTVAINVLIWDKHASPFGLICLLFTLVGGVLYQQSVTVMGGPPPQHDPAASKLGNNMDNSDIEDNKQGMSISGKDSSV; from the coding sequence ATGCCTTCGATTAAGCTTGATGCTTCCAAGCAATACTATGCAACCAGTAGCCTTGTCTTAGGATACGCAATGTGTTCTAGTTTGCTCGCTGTCATCAACAAATTTGCCATCACGAAGTTCAATTTCCCTGGACTTTTAACTGCTCTGCAGTACTTGACCTCAGCCCTTGGTGTATGGGTTCTTGGAAAACTGGGATTTTTAAAACATGATCCTTTTACATTCGAAACTGCGAAGAAGTTCTTGCCTGCAGCCACCGTTTTTTACCTTGCCATTTTCACAAACACTAACCTACTGCGCCATGCCAATGTGGATACCTTCATTGTATTCCGATCGTTGACACCGTTATTGGTTGCTATTTCTGACACTGCATTCAGAAAACAGCCCTGTCCTTCGAAGCTCACATTTTTGGCACTTGTGGTTATATTTGGTGGCGCGGTTGGGTATGTGATGACTGACTCGGCTTTCACACTCACTGCCTATTCATGGGCTGTGGCTTATTTGGTTACAATCACCACTGAGATGGTTTACATTAAGCACATGGTTACAAACCTGGGTTTGAATACGTGGGGCTTTGTGTTCTACAACAATCTTTTGTCGCTAATGATGGCACCTGTGTTCTGGATTTTGACAGGGGAGTATGCTGATGTTTTTATGGCTTTTGGATCCCGTTCGGAGAATTGGTTGGACTTTGGTACTTTTGTTGCGGTTAgtttatcttgtatttttggACTTGCCATAAGTTTCTTTGGATTTGCTGCAAGAAAGGCGATTTCAGCTACGGCATTTACAGTAACTGGTGTCGTCAACAAGTTTCTTACAGTTGCTATCAACGTGCTGATCTGGGATAAGCATGCAAGCCCATTTGGTTTGATTTGCTTACTTTTTACTCTTGTGGGTGGAGTTCTTTATCAGCAATCGGTCACTGTAATGGGTGGGCCGCCTCCACAGCATGATCCTGCAGCTTCTAAGCTGGGAAACAATATGGACAACAGTGATATTGAAGACAATAAACAAGGTATGAGCATATCTGGCAAGGACTCCAGCGTTTGA
- the LOC120259933 gene encoding putative pentatricopeptide repeat-containing protein At3g15930: MARPPLLMGTSFTRMYSSYNRSRRFKDSCKLFEEMEVENVKPNSVTIVSVLSACAKLKDLKFGSRVHLVVKEDEPVLRTLAVDNALVDMYAACGDMSTAWSLFENMKSRDVITWTSMVTGFANSGGIDRARFLFDRMPQKDFVSWTAMINGYIQARSFKEALAIFHEMQDSKIHPDEYTMVSLLTACAQLGALEVGEWIRLYMARNKIKIDITVANAFIDMYSKCGCIERAIKIFKMMTKRDKFTWTAMITGLAVNGSGEEALDIFYQMLKTSTRPDEITYIGVLSACTHAGMAEKGRELFSRMIIDHGIMPNVEHYGCLVDLLGRTGHLTEAFQTIKNMPMRPNATVWGALLGACRVYKNVEMAELAAKQLLELQPENSAVYVLLSNIYAKCNKWDEVHKMRELIMNKGIKKVPGCSLIEIKGTVHEFVAGDKSHPMTEKIYTKLEDMSKELKCAGYVPDTSEAFLNISEEAKESAVFQHSEKLAIAFGLLNSENGVTIRIVKNLRICVDCHNAIKIISKVYAREVVVRDRTRFHHFRHGFLLLQGLLVK; the protein is encoded by the exons ATGGCGAGACCACCATTGCTCATGGGGACGAGCTTCACGCGCATGTACTCAA GTTACAATAGAAGCAGACGATTCAAAGACTCTTGCAAGCTTTTTGAAGAGATGGAAGTGGAGAATGTGAAGCCTAACTCTGTCACTATTGTTTCGGTGTTATCAGCCTGTGCCAAGTTGAAAGATCTCAAGTTTGGGTCTCGGGTTCATCTCGTTGTCAAAGAAGATGAGCCGGTGCTTCGAACTCTCGCGGTGGATAATGCATTGGTTGATATGTATGCTGCCTGTGGGGATATGAGCACTGCCTGGAGTTTGTTTGAGAACATGAAGTCTAGAGATGTCATAACTTGGACTAGCATGGTGACTGGTTTCGCCAATTCTGGGGGCATTGATCGAGCTAGATTTCTCTTTGATCGAATGCCACAGAAGGATTTCGTCTCATGGACAGCAATGATTAATGGTTACATTCAGGCACGTAGTTTCAAGGAAGCTCTCGCAATATTCCATGAGATGCAAGACTCGAAGATCCACCCGGATGAGTACACCATGGTCAGCTTGCTGACTGCATGTGCTCAACTTGGAGCATTAGAAGTCGGTGAATGGATTAGACTATACATGGCACGCAACAAGATCAAGATTGACATTACTGTAGCCAATGCTTTCATAGATATGTACTCAAAGTGTGGGTGCATCGAGAGAGcgatcaagatcttcaagatgatGACTAAAAGAGACAAGTTCACATGGACAGCTATGATCACAGGCCTGGCAGTGAATGGATCCGGAGAAGAAGCTTTAGATATCTTCTACCAGATGCTGAAAACATCTACAAGACCAGATGAGATAACCTACATTGGTGTCCTCTCTGCTTGCACACATGCAGGAATGGCAGAGAAGGGAAGAGAGCTCTTCTCACGTATGATCATTGATCATGGAATCATGCCCAATGTTGAGCATTATGGATGCCTAGTAGATCTTCTAGGTCGAACAGGGCATCTAACAGAGGCATTCCAGACGATAAAGAATATGCCGATGAGACCGAATGCAACAGTATGGGGAGCTCTATTAGGGGCCTGCCGAGTCTATAAGAATGTGGAAATGGCTGAACTTGCTGCCAAACAGCTTCTCGAGTTGCAGCCTGAGAACAGTGCTGTCTATGTCCTCTTGTCTAATATATATGCAAAGTGTAACAAATGGGACGAGGTGCACAAGATGAGGGAGTTGATAATGAATAAAGGAATCAAGAAAGTACCTGGTTGTAGCTTGATTGAGATAAAAGGAACAGTGCATGAGTTTGTAGCTGGAGATAAGTCTCACCCAATGACTGAAAAGATTTACACCAAGTTAGAAGACATGAGCAAGGAGCTTAAATGTGCTGGATATGTGCCAGATACTTCAGAGGCCTTCCTGAACATCAGTGAAGAGGCAAAGGAGAGTGCAGTTTTTCAGCATAGCGAGAAATTAGCTATTGCCTTTGGACTGCTAAATTCAGAGAATGGGGTTACCATCAGAATTGTGAAGAACTTGAGAATTTGTGTAGATTGTCACAATGCaataaagattatttcaaaagTGTATGCAAGAGAAGTGGTTGTAAGGGATCGTACCCGTTTTCACCATTTTAGACATGGGTTTTTGCTCTTGCAAGGACTATtggtaaaataa